From Micromonospora echinospora, one genomic window encodes:
- a CDS encoding ATP-binding protein, whose product MTTPAGGADDPTGRVGPPPGPAGPDGPSPVGPAGPPAPPPGGAAGDGERPTVGQLRTLFLFESLDDAQLAWLAEHGRVETRGARSAVYTEGEPATCLYVLLDGMVTMTRRVRGDEVEVVRTAQRGVYGGATQAYLGDQVPQVYINSLRAVGDATFLVLPAETFAHAVRSWFPMAMHLLEGLFIGMRDTNTRVGERERLLALGSLSAGLTHELNNPAGAAVRATAVLRERVAAMRHKLAMIADGRLDGRALHQLVALQEEAVRRVADAPTLSPLAASDAEDELADWLDERDISAGWDLAPTLVAGGLDVAWLTGVESAVGAADLENAVRWLTYTVDTELLMKEIDEAVGRISGLVGAAKQYSQLDRAPYQVVDVHELLDATLVMLRAKIPPGVRLVREYDRALPPVSAYAAELNQVWTNLIVNALDAMGDTGTLTVRTGRDGDCLVVAVGDTGPGIPADVRPRIFEPFFTTKPVGEGTGLGLDISYRIVVRKHHGDIRVESAPGSTTFRVLLPLTGPTAGG is encoded by the coding sequence GTGACCACACCGGCCGGCGGGGCGGACGACCCGACCGGCCGGGTCGGGCCACCACCGGGGCCGGCGGGTCCGGACGGACCGTCGCCGGTGGGGCCGGCGGGTCCGCCCGCTCCGCCGCCGGGTGGCGCGGCGGGGGACGGGGAGCGCCCCACCGTCGGGCAACTGCGCACGCTCTTCCTCTTCGAGTCGCTCGACGACGCACAGCTCGCCTGGCTGGCCGAGCACGGACGGGTGGAGACCCGCGGCGCCCGTTCCGCCGTCTACACCGAGGGCGAACCGGCGACCTGCCTGTACGTCCTGCTCGACGGCATGGTGACGATGACCCGCCGGGTACGCGGCGACGAGGTCGAGGTCGTCCGCACCGCCCAGCGCGGGGTCTACGGCGGGGCGACCCAGGCGTACCTGGGCGACCAGGTGCCGCAGGTCTACATCAACTCGCTGCGGGCCGTCGGCGACGCCACCTTCCTGGTGCTGCCCGCCGAGACCTTCGCGCACGCCGTCCGGTCCTGGTTCCCGATGGCGATGCACCTGCTCGAGGGGCTCTTCATCGGGATGCGGGACACCAACACCCGGGTCGGCGAGCGGGAACGGCTGCTGGCGCTCGGCTCCCTCTCGGCGGGGCTCACCCACGAGCTGAACAACCCCGCCGGCGCGGCGGTCCGGGCCACCGCCGTGCTACGCGAACGGGTCGCGGCGATGCGGCACAAGCTGGCGATGATCGCCGACGGCCGGCTCGACGGGCGGGCTCTACACCAGCTGGTCGCGTTGCAGGAGGAGGCGGTCCGCCGGGTGGCCGACGCACCGACCCTCTCCCCGCTGGCCGCCAGCGACGCCGAGGACGAGCTGGCCGACTGGCTGGACGAGCGGGACATCTCCGCCGGCTGGGACCTCGCGCCGACGCTGGTCGCCGGTGGCCTGGACGTCGCCTGGCTGACCGGGGTGGAGTCGGCGGTCGGGGCGGCGGACCTGGAGAACGCGGTCCGCTGGCTCACCTACACCGTCGACACCGAACTGCTGATGAAGGAGATCGACGAGGCGGTCGGCCGGATCTCCGGCCTGGTCGGCGCGGCGAAGCAGTACTCGCAACTGGACCGGGCGCCGTACCAGGTGGTGGACGTGCACGAGCTGCTGGACGCGACCCTGGTGATGCTCCGCGCGAAGATCCCGCCGGGCGTCCGGCTGGTCCGGGAGTACGATCGGGCGCTGCCGCCGGTGTCGGCGTACGCCGCCGAGCTGAACCAGGTCTGGACGAACCTGATCGTCAACGCGCTCGACGCGATGGGCGACACCGGCACGCTCACCGTGCGGACGGGCCGGGACGGCGACTGTCTGGTGGTGGCGGTCGGCGACACCGGACCGGGCATCCCGGCCGACGTCCGGCCCCGGATCTTCGAGCCGTTCTTCACCACCAAGCCGGTCGGCGAGGGGACCGGCCTGGGCCTGGACATCTCGTACCGGATCGTGGTGCGCAAGCACCATGGGGACATCAGGGTGGAGTCGGCGCCGGGGTCGACCACCTTCCGGGTCCTGCTGCCGCTCACCGGACCGACCGCCGGGGGCTGA
- the ctaD gene encoding cytochrome c oxidase subunit I: MTTVAPKPVVTRPWPVREPVKGSAIARMLRTTDAKQIGIMYMVTAFAFFMIGGLMALILRAELARPGLQFLSPEQYNQLFTMHGTVMLLFFATPIVFAFANYVVPLQIGAPDVSFPRLNSFAYWLFLFGGTMAVAGFLTPGGAADFGWTAYTPLSNEAHSPGIGGNLWVVGLAVSGLGSILGAVNLITTILTLRAPGMTMFRMPIFTWNMLVTSLLVILVFPLLAAALFALAADRILGAHVFSADTGGPMLWQHLFWFFGHPEVYIIALPFFGIITEIIPVFSRKPIFGYKGLVAATIAIAGLSMSVWAHHMFATGQVLLPFFSFLSFLIAVPTGMKFFNWIGTMWRGQISFETPMLFALGFLVTFLFGGLTGVLLASPPLDFHLHDSYFVVAHFHYVLFGTIVFAVFAGIYFWFPKMFGRMLDERLGKVHFWLTMIGFHTTFLVQHWLGNEGMPRRYADYLPSDGFTTLNMISTIGAFITGISTLPFIYNCWKSYKTGPVVEVNDPWGHGNSLEWATTCPPPLRNFDRMPRIRSERPAFDDKFPELAAGQTLAGPPEGGAKPLTSESDGGATYQEDTASDIDRKN, from the coding sequence GTGACCACCGTCGCACCCAAGCCGGTTGTGACCCGGCCCTGGCCGGTCCGAGAGCCGGTGAAGGGCTCGGCCATCGCGCGGATGCTGCGTACCACGGACGCGAAGCAGATCGGGATCATGTACATGGTCACCGCGTTCGCGTTCTTCATGATCGGTGGCCTGATGGCCCTGATCCTCCGCGCCGAGTTGGCTCGTCCCGGCCTGCAGTTCCTCTCGCCGGAGCAGTACAACCAGCTCTTCACCATGCACGGCACGGTGATGCTGCTCTTCTTCGCGACGCCGATCGTGTTTGCCTTCGCGAACTACGTGGTGCCGCTGCAGATCGGCGCGCCGGACGTGTCGTTCCCCCGGCTGAACAGCTTCGCCTACTGGCTCTTCCTGTTCGGCGGGACGATGGCCGTCGCCGGCTTCCTGACCCCCGGCGGCGCGGCCGACTTCGGCTGGACGGCGTACACGCCGCTGAGCAACGAGGCGCACTCGCCGGGCATCGGCGGCAACCTGTGGGTGGTCGGCCTGGCCGTCTCCGGTCTCGGCTCGATCCTCGGCGCGGTCAACCTGATCACCACGATCCTGACCCTGCGCGCCCCGGGCATGACCATGTTCCGGATGCCGATCTTCACCTGGAACATGCTGGTCACCAGCCTCCTGGTGATCCTGGTCTTCCCGCTGCTCGCCGCCGCGCTCTTCGCGCTCGCCGCCGACCGCATCCTCGGCGCGCACGTCTTCAGCGCCGACACCGGTGGCCCGATGCTGTGGCAGCACCTCTTCTGGTTCTTCGGCCATCCCGAGGTGTACATCATCGCGCTGCCGTTCTTCGGCATCATCACCGAGATCATCCCGGTCTTCTCCCGGAAGCCGATCTTCGGCTACAAGGGCCTGGTCGCCGCGACGATCGCGATCGCCGGTCTGTCGATGAGCGTCTGGGCGCACCACATGTTCGCCACCGGCCAGGTGCTCCTGCCGTTCTTCAGCTTCCTGAGCTTCCTGATCGCCGTGCCGACCGGTATGAAGTTCTTCAACTGGATCGGCACCATGTGGCGGGGCCAGATCAGCTTCGAGACGCCGATGCTCTTCGCGCTCGGCTTCCTGGTCACCTTCCTCTTCGGTGGTCTGACCGGTGTGCTGCTGGCCAGCCCGCCGCTCGACTTCCACCTGCACGACTCGTACTTCGTCGTGGCGCACTTCCACTACGTGCTCTTCGGCACGATCGTGTTCGCCGTCTTCGCCGGCATCTACTTCTGGTTCCCGAAGATGTTCGGCCGGATGCTCGACGAGCGCCTGGGCAAGGTGCACTTCTGGCTGACGATGATCGGCTTCCACACCACGTTCCTGGTGCAGCACTGGCTGGGCAACGAGGGCATGCCCCGGCGGTACGCCGACTACCTGCCCAGCGACGGCTTCACCACGCTGAACATGATCTCCACGATCGGCGCGTTCATCACCGGTATCTCCACCCTGCCGTTCATCTACAACTGCTGGAAGTCGTACAAGACCGGTCCGGTGGTCGAGGTGAACGACCCGTGGGGGCACGGCAACTCGCTGGAGTGGGCCACCACCTGCCCGCCGCCGCTGCGCAACTTCGACCGGATGCCCCGGATCCGCTCGGAGCGGCCGGCGTTCGACGACAAGTTCCCCGAGCTGGCCGCCGGCCAGACGCTGGCCGGACCGCCCGAGGGCGGTGCCAAGCCGCTGACCAGCGAGTCCGACGGTGGGGCCACCTACCAGGAGGACACCGCGAGCGACATCGACCGGAAGAACTGA
- a CDS encoding potassium transporter TrkA, with the protein MTELFGIGTKYEIACSRQQRLAVVHLKDGRRELYAFEAGGNADEPSAVIHLDEEEARRVAAVLLGTYFQD; encoded by the coding sequence GTGACAGAGCTGTTCGGCATCGGCACGAAGTACGAGATCGCCTGTAGCCGGCAGCAACGGTTGGCGGTCGTGCATCTCAAGGACGGCCGCCGTGAGCTGTACGCCTTCGAGGCCGGCGGCAACGCGGACGAACCGAGCGCGGTGATCCACCTCGACGAGGAGGAGGCTCGCCGGGTGGCCGCCGTGCTCCTCGGCACCTACTTCCAGGACTGA
- a CDS encoding isochorismatase family protein has translation MANALIIVDVQNDFCEGGSLAVAGGAGVAAGISRLLATEPDRWDHVVATKDYHVDPGAHFGDPPDFVECWPRHCVVGTPGSEFHPGLDTSRVEAIFHKGEYAAAYSGFEGHAADGECLADWLRRHDVDRVDVVGIATDHCVRATALDAAREGFATTVLLELTAAVAPATTDVALRAMEGAGVTLHGGPVMPTA, from the coding sequence ATGGCCAACGCACTGATCATCGTGGACGTGCAGAACGACTTCTGCGAGGGCGGCTCGCTCGCGGTCGCGGGCGGGGCCGGCGTCGCGGCCGGGATCTCCCGGCTGCTCGCCACCGAACCCGACCGCTGGGACCACGTGGTCGCCACGAAGGACTACCACGTCGACCCGGGCGCGCACTTCGGGGACCCGCCGGACTTCGTGGAGTGCTGGCCCCGGCACTGCGTGGTCGGCACCCCGGGCTCGGAGTTCCACCCGGGGCTGGACACCTCCCGGGTCGAGGCGATCTTCCACAAGGGGGAGTACGCCGCGGCGTACTCGGGCTTCGAGGGGCACGCCGCCGACGGCGAGTGCCTGGCCGACTGGCTGCGCCGGCACGACGTGGACCGGGTCGACGTGGTCGGCATCGCCACCGACCACTGCGTCCGGGCCACCGCGCTCGACGCCGCCCGGGAGGGCTTCGCCACCACCGTGCTGCTGGAACTGACCGCCGCCGTCGCGCCGGCCACCACCGACGTGGCGTTGCGGGCCATGGAGGGCGCGGGGGTCACCCTGCACGGCGGGCCTGTGATGCCGACCGCATGA
- a CDS encoding nicotinate phosphoribosyltransferase: MSTLRPALLTDHYELTMVSAALRDGTADRRCVFEVFSRRLPAGRRYGVVAGTARLVELIRDFRFDEAEVDFLRRTGVVDEAAADWLSRYRFTGDVDGYAEGDLFFPGSPILTVSGGFAECVVLETLVLSVLNHDCAVAAAAARMVTAARGRTLIEMGSRRAHEEAAVAAARSAYLAGFAFTSNLAAGQRYGIPTAGTAAHAFTLLHDDERAAFASQVATLGKDTTLLVDTYDISQGIRNAIAVAGTELRAVRIDSGDLAVIAQQSRELLDSLGATETKIIVSGDLDEYAIAALAAEPVDMYGAGTAVVTGSGAPTAGLVYKLVEVEGRPVVKRSEQKATIGGRKVAVRRHKPTGTATEEVVVPQGVPDHAPHDRLLQRSYVVDGEPVDLPRLDESREHLRQCLISIPWEGLKLSAGDPAVPVTVVPAG, translated from the coding sequence GTGAGCACCCTTCGCCCCGCGCTGCTGACCGACCACTACGAGCTGACCATGGTCAGCGCCGCCCTGCGGGACGGCACCGCCGACCGGCGCTGCGTCTTCGAGGTGTTCAGCCGGCGACTGCCGGCCGGCCGCCGGTACGGCGTGGTCGCCGGCACCGCCCGGCTGGTCGAGCTGATCCGCGACTTCCGGTTCGACGAGGCGGAGGTGGACTTCCTCCGCCGGACCGGGGTGGTCGACGAGGCGGCGGCCGACTGGCTGTCCCGGTACCGCTTCACCGGCGACGTCGACGGGTACGCCGAGGGCGACCTGTTCTTCCCCGGCTCCCCGATCCTGACCGTCTCGGGCGGTTTCGCCGAGTGCGTGGTGCTGGAGACGCTGGTGCTGTCGGTGCTCAACCACGACTGCGCGGTGGCTGCCGCGGCGGCCCGGATGGTGACCGCCGCCCGGGGCCGGACGCTGATCGAGATGGGCTCCCGGCGGGCGCACGAGGAGGCGGCGGTGGCCGCCGCCCGGTCCGCGTACCTGGCCGGTTTCGCGTTCACCTCGAACCTGGCCGCCGGGCAGCGGTACGGCATACCCACCGCCGGCACCGCGGCGCACGCCTTCACCCTGCTGCACGACGACGAGCGGGCCGCGTTCGCCTCGCAGGTGGCGACGCTGGGCAAGGACACCACGCTGCTGGTGGACACGTACGACATCAGCCAGGGCATCCGCAACGCGATCGCGGTGGCCGGGACGGAGCTGCGGGCGGTCCGGATCGACTCCGGCGACCTGGCGGTGATCGCCCAGCAGTCCCGCGAGCTGCTCGACTCGCTCGGCGCCACCGAGACCAAGATCATCGTCTCCGGTGACCTGGACGAGTACGCCATCGCCGCGCTCGCCGCCGAGCCGGTCGACATGTACGGCGCGGGCACCGCCGTGGTCACCGGCTCGGGCGCGCCCACCGCCGGGCTGGTCTACAAGCTGGTCGAGGTGGAGGGGCGGCCGGTGGTCAAGCGCTCCGAGCAGAAGGCCACCATCGGCGGACGCAAGGTCGCGGTCCGCCGGCACAAGCCGACCGGCACCGCCACCGAGGAGGTCGTCGTCCCGCAGGGGGTGCCGGACCACGCGCCGCACGACCGGCTGCTCCAGCGGTCGTACGTGGTCGACGGCGAGCCGGTCGACCTGCCCCGGCTGGACGAGTCGCGGGAGCACCTGCGGCAGTGCCTGATCTCGATCCCCTGGGAGGGGCTGAAGCTCTCCGCCGGGGACCCGGCGGTCCCCGTCACCGTCGTACCCGCCGGCTGA
- a CDS encoding FAD-dependent oxidoreductase: protein MANPVILTIDDDPAVSRAVARDMRRRYGDRYRVVRAGSGPSALETLRELKLRGEQVAVLVADYRMPEMTGIEFLEEAMDLFPAARRVLLTAYADTEAAIDAINLVDLDHYLLKPWHPPEEKLYPVVDTLLDAWATTPEAAAAELRVVGHRWSAPSFAIRDFLARNLVPYRWLLADDSEGGRLLKAADATVDDVPVVIAPDGTHLARPTEAELAALVGLRVAPTEEFYDLVVVGGGPAGLGAAVYGASEGLRTVLVERRATGGQAGQSSRIENYLGFPEGVSGAQLTDRARRQALKFGAELLTTREVTGLTEAGSARLLTFGDGSTIAAHAVVLATGVSYRVLDAPGLAELTGRGVFYGSAATEAPSCVDQEVYIVGGANSAGQAAVHFSRYAKRVHLLIRGADLTASMSRYLIDQLDRIDRVVVHPHTVVAAGAGTEHLERLTLADTRSGETREVDASWLFIFIGAQPRTDWLDGVLVRDERGFVVTGPDLVAGGRRPPGWSLTRDPYHLETSMPGVFAAGDVRAESVKRVASAVGEGAMAVSLVHRYLESR from the coding sequence GTGGCGAATCCGGTGATCCTCACCATCGACGACGACCCGGCCGTCTCCCGTGCCGTGGCCCGGGACATGCGACGGCGTTACGGCGACCGTTACCGGGTGGTCCGCGCCGGCTCCGGCCCCAGTGCCCTGGAGACGTTGCGGGAACTCAAGCTCCGGGGGGAGCAGGTGGCGGTGCTGGTCGCCGACTACCGCATGCCCGAGATGACCGGCATCGAGTTCCTCGAGGAGGCGATGGACCTCTTCCCCGCCGCGCGCCGGGTGTTGCTCACCGCGTACGCCGACACCGAGGCGGCGATCGACGCCATCAACCTGGTCGACCTCGACCACTACCTGCTCAAGCCCTGGCATCCGCCGGAGGAGAAGCTCTACCCGGTGGTGGACACGCTCCTCGACGCCTGGGCGACCACCCCGGAGGCCGCCGCCGCGGAACTGCGGGTGGTCGGGCACCGCTGGTCCGCGCCGTCCTTCGCGATCCGGGACTTCCTGGCCCGCAACCTGGTCCCGTACCGTTGGCTGCTCGCCGACGACTCGGAGGGCGGCCGGCTGCTGAAGGCGGCCGACGCGACCGTCGACGACGTGCCGGTGGTGATCGCCCCGGACGGAACGCACCTGGCCCGCCCCACCGAGGCCGAGCTGGCCGCGCTCGTCGGCCTCCGGGTGGCCCCCACCGAGGAGTTCTACGACCTGGTGGTCGTCGGTGGCGGACCGGCCGGGCTCGGCGCGGCGGTCTACGGCGCGTCCGAGGGGCTGCGCACGGTGCTGGTCGAGCGACGGGCCACCGGCGGGCAGGCCGGGCAGAGCAGCCGGATCGAGAACTACCTCGGCTTCCCGGAGGGCGTGTCCGGCGCCCAGCTCACCGACCGGGCCCGCCGGCAGGCGCTGAAGTTCGGCGCCGAGCTGCTCACCACCCGGGAGGTGACCGGGCTGACCGAGGCCGGGTCGGCCCGACTGCTCACCTTCGGCGACGGCAGCACGATCGCCGCGCACGCGGTGGTGCTCGCCACCGGTGTGTCGTACCGGGTGCTGGACGCGCCCGGCCTGGCCGAGCTGACCGGTCGGGGGGTCTTCTACGGCTCGGCCGCCACCGAGGCGCCGAGCTGCGTCGACCAGGAGGTCTACATCGTCGGCGGGGCGAACTCCGCCGGGCAGGCGGCGGTGCACTTCTCCCGGTACGCCAAGCGGGTGCACCTGCTGATCCGGGGGGCCGACCTGACCGCCTCGATGTCCCGGTACCTGATCGACCAGCTCGACCGGATCGACCGGGTGGTGGTGCACCCGCACACCGTGGTCGCCGCCGGGGCCGGCACGGAGCACCTGGAACGGCTCACCCTGGCCGACACCCGCAGCGGCGAGACCCGCGAGGTGGACGCCTCCTGGCTGTTCATCTTCATCGGCGCGCAGCCCCGTACCGACTGGCTGGACGGTGTCCTGGTCCGCGACGAGCGCGGATTCGTGGTGACCGGACCGGACCTGGTCGCCGGGGGACGCCGACCGCCGGGCTGGTCCCTGACGCGGGACCCGTACCACCTGGAGACCAGCATGCCCGGGGTCTTCGCCGCCGGGGACGTCCGGGCCGAGTCGGTCAAACGGGTCGCCTCGGCGGTCGGCGAGGGCGCGATGGCCGTCTCACTGGTGCACCGCTACCTGGAGTCCCGGTGA
- a CDS encoding cation:proton antiporter, with the protein MSAELVALGAAGVAAGLLARGGRRLALPTIPAFMAAGIVLGPSVTGVIDHPEDIELVAKIGLVVLLFHLGIEFPAEQVLASGKRMLLAAFGYIGLNVGGGLALGFTIGWGTPEALVIAGAVGISSSAIVTKLLVELRRLTNAETPVILGVIVVEDIFLALYLGLLGPVLGGADSPAAMLGEVGLTFGFILGLMLLARFGARAVHMIVRSDEDELVTVIAIGLAILVAGFAEQLGVSDAIGALMIGLVVSRTAAKHQIERLILPVRDAFAAIFFVVFGATIQLDALGPVLLPVAAAVMLSLVMNVVGGVVLARSHGLNQRSAANAALVLLGRGEFSLILATLAIGAGLDERIGPFVALYVLVLALVGPILAARSHRLSLVLPNWLLGGSFRYVGQEPMVRSCPHTDVVAAEPVSDGCDDCRTLGDEWVHLRSCLTCGYVGCCDDSKNKHATRHHESTQHPAIVSIEPGESWRYCYVDRVLAPGVRTRRSSPPEQSRPDQAPPEQSRPDQAPPEQSRPDQAPPEQFRPDQA; encoded by the coding sequence TTGAGCGCCGAACTCGTCGCCCTGGGCGCGGCCGGGGTCGCCGCGGGCCTCCTCGCCCGGGGCGGACGGCGGCTCGCGTTGCCGACGATCCCGGCGTTCATGGCCGCCGGCATCGTCCTCGGCCCGTCGGTGACCGGCGTCATCGACCACCCGGAGGACATCGAGCTGGTCGCCAAGATCGGCCTGGTCGTGCTCCTCTTCCACCTCGGCATCGAGTTCCCCGCCGAGCAGGTCCTCGCCAGCGGCAAACGGATGCTGCTGGCGGCCTTCGGCTACATCGGCCTCAACGTCGGCGGCGGCCTCGCGCTGGGCTTCACCATCGGCTGGGGTACGCCGGAGGCGCTGGTCATCGCCGGTGCGGTGGGCATCTCCTCCTCGGCGATCGTGACGAAACTGCTCGTCGAGCTGAGACGGCTGACCAACGCGGAGACCCCGGTCATCCTCGGGGTCATCGTCGTCGAGGACATCTTCCTCGCGCTGTACCTCGGCTTACTCGGGCCGGTGCTCGGCGGCGCCGACTCCCCGGCCGCGATGCTCGGCGAAGTCGGGCTGACCTTCGGCTTCATCCTCGGGCTGATGCTGCTGGCCCGCTTCGGTGCCCGCGCCGTGCACATGATCGTCCGGTCGGACGAGGACGAGTTGGTCACCGTCATCGCCATCGGACTGGCCATCCTGGTCGCCGGCTTCGCCGAACAACTCGGGGTCTCCGACGCGATCGGTGCGCTGATGATCGGTCTGGTGGTCTCCCGCACCGCGGCGAAGCACCAGATCGAGCGGCTGATCCTGCCGGTCCGGGACGCGTTCGCCGCGATCTTCTTCGTGGTCTTCGGGGCGACCATCCAGCTCGACGCCCTCGGGCCGGTCCTGCTGCCCGTCGCCGCGGCGGTGATGCTGTCCCTGGTGATGAACGTCGTCGGCGGGGTGGTGCTCGCCCGGTCGCATGGCCTCAACCAGCGGTCCGCCGCCAACGCGGCCCTCGTGCTGCTCGGTCGCGGCGAGTTCTCGCTGATCCTGGCCACCCTGGCGATCGGCGCCGGACTGGACGAGCGGATCGGCCCCTTCGTGGCGCTCTACGTGCTGGTGCTCGCCCTCGTCGGGCCGATCCTCGCCGCCCGGTCGCACCGGCTCTCCCTGGTGCTGCCCAACTGGCTGCTTGGCGGCAGCTTCCGTTACGTGGGACAGGAGCCGATGGTGCGAAGTTGCCCGCACACCGACGTGGTGGCCGCCGAGCCGGTCTCGGACGGCTGCGACGACTGCCGCACGCTCGGCGACGAGTGGGTGCACCTGCGGTCCTGCCTGACCTGCGGGTACGTCGGCTGCTGCGACGACTCGAAGAACAAGCACGCCACCCGGCACCACGAGTCGACGCAGCACCCCGCCATCGTCTCGATCGAACCGGGCGAGTCCTGGCGCTACTGCTACGTGGACAGGGTCCTGGCCCCCGGCGTGCGGACCCGGCGGTCGTCCCCACCCGAGCAGTCCCGGCCTGACCAGGCCCCACCCGAGCAGTCCCGGCCCGACCAGGCCCCACCCGAGCAGTCCCGGCCCGACCAGGCCCCACCCGAGCAGTTCCGGCCCGACCAGGCCTGA
- a CDS encoding MFS transporter yields the protein MNLTPYRDALAVPGIRSLLLVAVLARIPHTAAGIALTFYVLLDLDRGYGAAGLVGAALTVGAALGAPLLGRLVDRRGLTLVLVLTTAGEALFWTTAPHLTYGLLLPAAFLAGLLALPLSSVIRQCIAAMVPPEHRRPAYALDSMSVELSFMVGPALGVALATAIAPRITLWAVGGGIVAAGLALLVLNPPVRAAGEQTAGPARRIPRREWLTPRLLAVLAVSSACTLVLGGTDVAVVAALRDDGQVGWTGVVLGLWAASSLVGGFAYGAVSRPVSPLALMAGLAVCTVPIGLAGGQWWLLALALIPAGLLCAPTLAATADAVSRLAPAPVRGEAMGLHASAITVGVAIGAPLAGAIIDRTTPAWGFAAIGLIGALVALVVLPAELRHRRRTTDDAKTPELVDSAH from the coding sequence ATGAATCTCACGCCCTACCGGGACGCCCTCGCGGTGCCCGGTATCCGGTCGCTGCTGCTCGTGGCGGTGCTGGCCCGCATCCCGCACACCGCGGCAGGCATCGCGCTCACCTTCTACGTCCTGCTCGACCTCGACCGGGGATACGGCGCGGCGGGCCTGGTCGGCGCGGCGCTGACCGTCGGCGCGGCGCTCGGCGCCCCGCTGCTGGGCCGGCTGGTCGACCGGCGGGGCCTGACCCTGGTCCTGGTCCTCACCACGGCCGGCGAGGCGCTGTTCTGGACGACCGCGCCGCACCTGACGTACGGGCTGCTGCTGCCGGCGGCGTTCCTGGCCGGGCTGCTCGCCCTGCCGCTCTCCTCGGTGATCCGGCAGTGCATCGCCGCGATGGTGCCGCCCGAGCACCGCCGGCCGGCGTACGCGCTGGACTCGATGTCGGTGGAGCTGTCGTTCATGGTGGGCCCGGCACTGGGCGTGGCGCTGGCCACCGCCATCGCGCCCCGGATCACCCTCTGGGCGGTGGGCGGCGGCATCGTCGCCGCCGGGCTCGCGCTGCTGGTGCTGAACCCGCCGGTACGGGCCGCCGGGGAGCAGACCGCCGGCCCGGCCCGCCGGATCCCCCGCCGGGAGTGGCTCACGCCGCGCCTGCTCGCCGTGCTCGCCGTCAGCAGCGCGTGCACGCTGGTGCTCGGCGGCACCGACGTGGCGGTGGTGGCGGCGCTGCGCGACGACGGCCAGGTCGGCTGGACGGGGGTGGTACTGGGCCTCTGGGCGGCGTCCTCCCTGGTCGGCGGCTTCGCCTATGGCGCGGTCAGCCGCCCGGTGTCACCGCTGGCCCTGATGGCCGGGCTGGCCGTCTGCACCGTGCCGATCGGCCTGGCCGGAGGGCAGTGGTGGCTGCTCGCCCTGGCCCTGATTCCGGCCGGGCTGCTCTGCGCGCCGACGCTTGCCGCCACCGCCGACGCGGTGAGCCGGCTCGCCCCGGCCCCGGTGCGGGGCGAGGCCATGGGGCTGCACGCGTCGGCGATCACCGTCGGCGTCGCCATCGGCGCGCCGCTGGCCGGCGCGATCATCGACCGCACCACGCCGGCCTGGGGCTTCGCCGCCATCGGCCTGATCGGCGCCCTGGTCGCGCTCGTCGTGCTGCCGGCGGAGCTGCGCCACCGGCGCCGGACGACGGACGACGCGAAGACCCCCGAACTGGTCGACTCCGCTCACTGA